GCTGGTGTGGCTAGGATCGATGTTCCACTTTTGGCTCATGCTCCTTCACCTCCCGTTACCTTGAAGCCCGAGAGCACTTCAAGATCCATAGCACATATTATTGTGTAGCGATTTATGTTGTCAAGCGATTCGTTTGGTTAAGCGTCATGTGGTATAGTAAAGCTAATGATGAGCGACCAGGGGTTCTGCCCCGTCTACGAATCGATCAACCTGCTGCAGGAGAAGTGGACCCTGCACATCGTGCGCGCCCTTTTGGAGGGGCCCAAGGGGTTTAACGAGCTCGCGCGTGCCATAGGGTGCAACCCCGCCACGCTCACGCAGCGCCTCGAGCGGTTGGAGGCGGTGGGGGTGGTTCGGAAAACGGTGCACTCCGTGATGCCGCCCCGAACCAGCTACGCGCTCACCGAGGCGGGGGTGGCCCTCCAGGAGGTGATTGACGCGATCGATCGTTGGGCGCGGCGTTACCTGGTGGCGCCGGTCAAGCGCGACTAACCCTTGGCGAGGCTTCTCGGAAGCCTTCCGCGTACCTTTAGGGTAGCGGTAGGGGCTGGTTGTGCTGGCGTGAGGCTGCACCTCTGGTTTTGCTTATATAAAACAAGAACATGAGCTCTATATCCAAGGGGCTTCCCGGAAAGACTACAACATGTGAAGGATCTTATCGCCTATAATTAAGTTATGATGGATAAGGAACAACAGGAGAATTGCCCGATTGAGCGCGCTCTGGAGATTCTTGGCCGGCGGGGTACCTTCGTGATCCTACGCGATTTGATGGACGGCCCCAAACGCTTCAGCGAGCTGCAGGCCT
This region of Marinithermus hydrothermalis DSM 14884 genomic DNA includes:
- a CDS encoding winged helix-turn-helix transcriptional regulator, whose protein sequence is MMSDQGFCPVYESINLLQEKWTLHIVRALLEGPKGFNELARAIGCNPATLTQRLERLEAVGVVRKTVHSVMPPRTSYALTEAGVALQEVIDAIDRWARRYLVAPVKRD